In a single window of the Nicotiana tomentosiformis chromosome 8, ASM39032v3, whole genome shotgun sequence genome:
- the LOC104100486 gene encoding glucan endo-1,3-beta-glucosidase 12-like gives MAQLNVFLCFLVLLSFTSFCQGAKWWCVADEWATDVTLSAFLDRACNRGYCIDIKPGKPCFLPPTIRSHASYVLNLMYTRTSKCPPHLGIRVQNDPSYGRCKYR, from the exons ATGGCACAGCTAAATGTATTCTTGTGCTTCCTAGTGTTGTTATCTTTCACAAGTTTTTGTCAG GGAGCTAAGTGGTGGTGTGTGGCAGATGAATGGGCTACTGATGTAACGTTATCAGCCTTTTTGGACAGAGCATGTAACAGAGGCTATTGTATTGACATAAAACCTGGAAAACCTTGTTTCTTGCCTCCTACCATTCGTAGCCATGCTTCCTATGTTCTAAACCTTATGTATACCAGAACTTCTAAATGTCCTCCTCATTTGGGCATTCGTGTACAAAACGATCCCT CTTATGGAAGATGCAAGTATCGATAA